One part of the Ralstonia pickettii genome encodes these proteins:
- a CDS encoding C40 family peptidase encodes MLTRHSFSPTNTRLAGPALLALVCLLSACSSTPTRSTASRDAGLRTRGVPIQDPSAGLEEISIEAMALVGTPYRYGGNTPDSGFDCSGLVRYVVQRAAAVNLPRTAAEMGRRGTSLDRRDVASGDLVFFNTTGQPNSHVGIYVGQNRFVHAPATGGTVRLEDMTKSYWASRYVGARRVVAVSNLPDSPAPTAPMTPAPASPARPIDDDPLGTLARARDAQADSLMSTRGPATATTPAEDDPIARFATQ; translated from the coding sequence ATGCTGACGCGGCACAGCTTTTCCCCCACCAATACCCGACTGGCAGGTCCTGCCCTGCTTGCGCTGGTGTGCCTGCTGTCTGCCTGTTCGTCCACGCCGACCCGCTCCACCGCCTCGCGAGACGCGGGCCTGCGCACACGTGGCGTACCGATTCAGGATCCGAGCGCCGGTCTGGAAGAAATCTCCATCGAAGCCATGGCGCTGGTCGGCACGCCCTACCGCTACGGCGGCAATACGCCCGACAGCGGCTTCGATTGCAGCGGACTGGTGCGCTACGTCGTGCAGCGCGCCGCTGCCGTGAACCTGCCGCGCACCGCCGCCGAAATGGGTCGCCGCGGCACGTCATTGGACCGCCGCGACGTTGCATCGGGCGACCTCGTCTTCTTCAACACGACGGGCCAACCCAATTCGCACGTGGGCATCTACGTTGGCCAGAACCGGTTTGTTCATGCACCAGCGACCGGCGGCACAGTGCGACTGGAAGACATGACCAAGTCGTACTGGGCCAGCCGCTATGTGGGCGCACGACGCGTCGTCGCCGTGAGCAACCTGCCCGACTCACCAGCGCCGACCGCACCGATGACGCCGGCACCGGCCAGCCCCGCTCGCCCGATCGATGATGATCCGCTCGGTACCCTTGCCCGCGCGCGCGATGCTCAAGCCGATAGCCTGATGTCGACGCGTGGGCCAGCCACTGCAACGACTCCCGCAGAAGACGACCCCATCGCTCGCTTCGCCACGCAATAG
- a CDS encoding PhoH family protein codes for MPLPTMPTQPAQLLDPAEFKPFGKAGKPKAGQEPRKPVPALEREALSETGRAQPKRNAATPARARSGEASPMAKEGTREHAGILAKAVDKVSAAGKSTETAARRRTRRDEGPTKLFVLDTNVLMHDPTSLFRFEEHDVYLPMMTLEELDNHKKGMSEVARNARTVSRTLDQLVAGTDGVMDDGLPLAKLGNRDAQGRLFFQTRLNDIKLPDGLPQGKADNQILGVVAALQQQRPDRSVVLVSKDINMRIKARALGLPAEDYFNDRVLEDTDLLYSGIMALPADFWQKHGKNIESWQDPKTGTTFYRLSGPLVPSFLVNQFVFLEPNDGSLPLYAQVKELNGKTAVLQTLKDYTHQKNNVWGVTARNREQNFALNLLMHPEVDFVSLLGQAGTGKTLLALAAGLEQVLDQKLYNEIIITRATVPVGEDIGFLPGTEEEKMQPWMGAFDDNLEVLQKSDDNAGEWGRAATQELIRSRIKVKSMNFMRGRTFVNKFLIIDEAQNLTPKQMKTLVTRAGPGTKIVCLGNIAQIDTPYLTEGSSGLTYVVDRFKGWSHSGHITLARGERSRLADHASDVL; via the coding sequence ATGCCGCTGCCGACCATGCCCACCCAGCCAGCCCAATTGCTTGACCCGGCTGAATTCAAGCCTTTCGGCAAAGCCGGAAAGCCGAAGGCGGGTCAGGAACCTCGAAAACCGGTGCCAGCGCTCGAGCGCGAGGCGTTATCAGAAACCGGCCGTGCGCAACCTAAACGCAATGCAGCCACCCCGGCCCGCGCCCGCTCGGGCGAAGCTTCCCCCATGGCGAAAGAGGGCACACGCGAACACGCCGGCATCCTCGCCAAGGCGGTTGACAAGGTGAGCGCAGCCGGCAAATCGACCGAAACCGCTGCCCGCCGCCGCACCCGCCGGGATGAGGGCCCCACCAAGCTATTCGTGCTCGACACCAACGTGCTGATGCACGATCCGACCTCCCTCTTCCGTTTTGAAGAACACGACGTCTATCTGCCGATGATGACGTTGGAAGAGCTGGACAACCACAAGAAGGGCATGAGCGAAGTCGCGCGCAATGCCCGCACGGTGAGCCGCACGCTCGACCAGCTTGTGGCGGGCACCGATGGCGTCATGGACGACGGCCTGCCGCTCGCCAAGCTCGGCAACCGCGATGCGCAGGGGCGCCTGTTCTTCCAGACGCGTCTGAATGACATCAAGCTGCCCGACGGTCTGCCGCAGGGCAAGGCCGACAATCAGATCCTGGGCGTGGTGGCCGCATTGCAGCAGCAACGTCCGGATCGATCCGTCGTGCTGGTGTCCAAGGACATCAATATGCGGATCAAGGCGCGCGCCCTCGGCCTGCCGGCGGAGGACTACTTCAACGACCGCGTGCTGGAAGACACCGACCTGCTCTACAGCGGCATCATGGCCCTGCCGGCCGACTTCTGGCAAAAGCACGGCAAGAACATCGAGAGCTGGCAGGACCCCAAGACGGGCACGACGTTCTACCGCTTGTCGGGCCCGCTGGTGCCGTCGTTCCTGGTCAACCAGTTTGTCTTCCTTGAACCGAATGACGGCAGCCTGCCGCTGTATGCGCAAGTCAAGGAGTTGAACGGCAAAACTGCGGTGTTGCAGACGCTCAAGGACTACACGCACCAGAAGAACAACGTCTGGGGCGTGACCGCGCGCAACCGCGAGCAGAACTTCGCGCTGAACTTGCTGATGCATCCCGAGGTGGACTTCGTTTCGCTGCTCGGTCAGGCCGGCACGGGCAAGACGCTGCTGGCACTGGCAGCGGGCCTTGAGCAAGTTCTGGATCAGAAGCTTTATAACGAGATCATCATCACGCGCGCCACGGTGCCCGTGGGTGAAGACATCGGCTTCCTGCCCGGCACGGAAGAAGAAAAGATGCAGCCCTGGATGGGCGCCTTCGATGACAACCTCGAAGTGCTGCAGAAATCCGACGACAATGCCGGCGAATGGGGCCGCGCGGCCACGCAGGAGCTGATCCGCTCGCGCATCAAGGTCAAGAGCATGAACTTCATGCGGGGCCGCACCTTCGTCAACAAATTCCTGATCATCGACGAAGCGCAGAACCTGACGCCCAAGCAGATGAAGACGCTCGTCACGCGCGCGGGCCCGGGCACCAAGATCGTCTGCCTGGGGAACATCGCGCAGATCGACACGCCGTACTTGACTGAAGGCTCGTCGGGCCTGACCTATGTAGTCGATCGCTTCAAGGGTTGGAGCCACAGCGGGCATATCACGCTCGCGCGCGGCGAACGCTCGCGGCTGGCAGACCACGCATCCGACGTGCTGTAA
- a CDS encoding peroxiredoxin, producing MPVTIDKPLPDFSAPATSGITFSPASQRGKIVVLYFYPKDNTPGCTTEAMNFRDQYDAFEAAGAVVFGISRDSLKSHENFKAKLEMPFELISDADEAVCNIFDTIKMKKMYGKDVRGIERSTFLIDSKGVLRKEWRGVKVPNHVDDVLAAVRAL from the coding sequence ATGCCCGTCACGATCGACAAGCCTCTTCCCGATTTCTCCGCACCGGCAACCAGCGGCATCACGTTCTCACCGGCATCGCAGCGCGGCAAGATCGTCGTGCTGTATTTCTATCCGAAGGACAACACGCCCGGCTGCACCACCGAGGCGATGAACTTCCGCGACCAATACGACGCCTTTGAAGCCGCCGGCGCCGTGGTGTTCGGCATTTCGCGCGACAGCTTGAAATCGCACGAAAACTTCAAAGCGAAACTGGAGATGCCGTTCGAGCTGATCTCCGATGCCGACGAAGCCGTCTGCAATATCTTCGACACGATCAAGATGAAGAAGATGTACGGCAAGGACGTGCGCGGCATCGAGCGCAGCACATTCCTGATCGATAGCAAGGGCGTGTTGCGCAAGGAATGGCGTGGCGTGAAGGTCCCCAACCATGTGGACGATGTTCTCGCGGCGGTGCGCGCGCTGTAA
- a CDS encoding 4-deoxy-4-formamido-L-arabinose-phosphoundecaprenol deformylase, which translates to MALIVLKIDVDTLRGTREGVPNLARMLREHEAGATFLFSLGPDHTGWALRRAFRPGFLKKVSRTSVVEHYGFRTLMYGVLLPGPDIGRKAAAEMRAIGEAGFETGIHTWDHVLWQDNVRQRDADWTARQMTAAHARFIQVFGKPPVTHGAAGWQMNDHAFRQIDNWGMAYASDGRGTHPYIPSIDGKALNHVQLPTTLPTLDELIGVEDITLDNVARHILKMTESDRDQIFTLHAELEGQKLAPIFRELLRGWRAQGHRLGSMGDYYATLDRSTLPVQPVTWGEVAGRSGSLIVQPA; encoded by the coding sequence ATGGCCCTCATCGTCCTCAAGATCGACGTCGACACCCTGCGCGGCACCCGCGAAGGTGTGCCCAACCTCGCGCGCATGTTGCGCGAGCACGAGGCTGGCGCGACCTTCCTCTTCAGTCTCGGCCCGGATCACACCGGCTGGGCGCTGCGCCGGGCCTTCCGCCCCGGTTTCCTGAAAAAGGTTTCCCGCACGTCGGTCGTCGAGCATTACGGCTTTCGTACGCTGATGTACGGCGTGCTGCTGCCCGGACCCGACATCGGCCGCAAAGCCGCTGCCGAAATGCGCGCCATTGGCGAGGCAGGTTTCGAGACTGGCATCCACACGTGGGACCACGTTCTCTGGCAAGACAACGTGCGTCAGCGCGATGCCGACTGGACCGCGCGCCAAATGACCGCGGCTCACGCGCGTTTCATTCAGGTATTCGGCAAGCCGCCCGTGACGCACGGCGCTGCGGGCTGGCAGATGAACGACCACGCCTTCCGCCAGATCGACAACTGGGGCATGGCCTACGCCTCCGACGGCCGGGGCACGCATCCGTACATCCCGAGCATCGACGGCAAAGCGCTGAACCATGTGCAATTGCCGACCACGCTGCCCACGCTGGACGAACTGATTGGCGTTGAAGACATCACCCTCGACAACGTCGCCCGGCACATCCTGAAGATGACCGAGTCCGACCGCGACCAGATATTTACCTTGCATGCGGAACTTGAAGGGCAGAAACTCGCCCCGATCTTCCGCGAGTTGCTGCGAGGCTGGCGCGCGCAGGGCCATCGGCTGGGGTCGATGGGCGATTACTACGCAACGCTGGATCGCAGTACCCTGCCCGTGCAGCCCGTCACGTGGGGCGAAGTTGCTGGGCGCAGCGGCAGCCTGATCGTCCAACCGGCCTGA
- a CDS encoding bifunctional UDP-4-keto-pentose/UDP-xylose synthase, giving the protein MKKVLILGVNGFIGHHLSKRILETTDWEVYGMDMQTERLGDLVNHPRMHFFEGDITINKEWVEYHVKKCDVILPLVAIATPSTYVKDPLRVFELDFEANLPIVRSAAKYGKHLVFPSTSEVYGMCSDSEFDPEASPLVYGPINKPRWIYACSKQLMDRVIWGYGMEGLNFTLFRPFNWIGPGLDSIYTPKEGSSRVVTQFLGHIVRGENIKLVDGGSQKRAFTYIDDGIDALVRIIANENGVASGKIYNIGNPSNNYSVRELANMMLEQAANIDEYKDTAKQVQLVETTSGAYYGNGYQDVQNRVPKIANTMEDLGWKPTTVMKDALANIFEAYRTHVAEARSLVEDGNGNK; this is encoded by the coding sequence ATGAAAAAAGTACTGATCCTCGGCGTCAACGGCTTCATCGGCCACCACCTGTCCAAGCGCATCCTGGAGACCACCGATTGGGAGGTCTATGGCATGGACATGCAGACCGAGCGTCTGGGCGACCTGGTCAACCACCCCCGCATGCATTTCTTCGAGGGTGACATCACCATCAACAAGGAGTGGGTCGAGTATCACGTGAAGAAGTGCGACGTGATCCTGCCGCTGGTGGCCATCGCCACGCCGTCGACCTACGTCAAAGACCCGCTGCGCGTGTTCGAGCTGGACTTTGAAGCCAACCTGCCGATCGTTCGCTCCGCTGCCAAGTACGGCAAGCACCTGGTCTTCCCGTCGACCTCCGAGGTCTACGGCATGTGCAGCGATTCGGAATTCGATCCAGAAGCCTCGCCGCTGGTCTACGGCCCGATCAACAAGCCGCGCTGGATCTACGCATGCTCCAAGCAGTTGATGGACCGCGTGATCTGGGGTTACGGCATGGAAGGCCTGAACTTCACGCTGTTCCGTCCGTTCAACTGGATCGGCCCGGGCCTCGACTCGATCTATACCCCGAAGGAAGGTTCGTCGCGCGTTGTGACGCAGTTCCTCGGCCACATCGTGCGCGGCGAGAACATCAAGCTCGTCGACGGCGGCAGCCAGAAACGCGCCTTCACGTATATCGATGACGGCATCGACGCGCTGGTACGCATCATCGCCAACGAGAACGGCGTGGCCTCGGGCAAGATTTACAACATCGGCAACCCGTCGAACAACTACTCGGTGCGCGAACTGGCCAACATGATGTTGGAACAAGCCGCCAACATCGACGAGTACAAAGACACCGCCAAGCAGGTTCAGCTGGTGGAAACGACCTCCGGCGCCTACTACGGCAACGGCTACCAGGACGTGCAGAACCGCGTGCCGAAGATCGCCAACACCATGGAAGACCTCGGCTGGAAGCCGACCACCGTGATGAAGGACGCGCTGGCGAACATCTTCGAAGCGTATCGGACGCACGTGGCCGAAGCCCGCAGCCTGGTCGAAGACGGCAACGGCAACAAGTAA
- a CDS encoding formyltransferase, producing MKRRAVVFAYHNVGVRCLRVLVARGIQVELVVTHEDNATENIWFGSVRATAQELGIPYITPDNANGDDLHARIAAIAPDFIFSFYYRHMIPMRLLSLAKFGAFNMHGSLLPKYRGRVPINWAVLHGETETGATLHEMVEKPDAGYIVDQTVVPILPDDTSHEVFEKATVAAEQTLWRALPAMIAGHIPQHPNELANGSYFGGRKPDDGRIDWSKPAQQVYNLIRAVAPPYPGAFTDAGSERFVVARARLAHQTFTNLPPGLHVVDNAMFGVCGDGGAIAIHELWRVEPQAASGTSVVTAQQLASQLALS from the coding sequence ATCAAGCGGCGCGCCGTCGTTTTTGCGTATCACAACGTCGGGGTACGCTGCCTGCGCGTGCTGGTGGCCCGCGGCATCCAGGTCGAACTCGTTGTCACGCACGAAGACAACGCCACCGAGAACATCTGGTTCGGCAGCGTGCGCGCGACCGCACAAGAACTGGGTATCCCGTACATCACGCCAGACAATGCAAACGGTGATGATCTGCACGCCCGGATCGCCGCCATCGCGCCGGACTTCATCTTTTCATTCTATTACCGCCACATGATCCCGATGCGCCTGTTGAGCCTTGCCAAATTCGGCGCGTTCAACATGCACGGTTCGCTGCTGCCCAAGTACCGTGGCCGCGTGCCCATCAACTGGGCGGTTCTGCACGGCGAGACCGAGACCGGCGCCACCCTGCACGAGATGGTCGAAAAGCCCGATGCCGGTTACATCGTGGACCAGACCGTCGTGCCGATCCTGCCGGACGACACCTCGCACGAAGTGTTCGAAAAGGCCACTGTGGCGGCCGAGCAAACCCTGTGGCGTGCGCTTCCCGCGATGATTGCCGGGCACATTCCGCAGCACCCGAACGAGTTGGCCAACGGCAGCTATTTCGGCGGCCGCAAGCCCGACGACGGCCGGATCGACTGGTCCAAACCGGCCCAGCAGGTCTATAACCTGATCCGTGCCGTGGCGCCGCCCTACCCTGGCGCCTTTACGGACGCCGGCAGCGAGCGCTTTGTTGTCGCTCGAGCCCGTCTGGCGCATCAAACCTTTACGAATTTGCCGCCGGGCCTGCACGTCGTGGATAATGCGATGTTCGGCGTGTGCGGCGATGGGGGAGCCATCGCCATTCACGAGCTCTGGCGCGTTGAGCCTCAAGCTGCCAGCGGAACGTCTGTCGTGACTGCGCAGCAGCTCGCCAGCCAGCTCGCCCTCTCCTGA
- a CDS encoding glycosyltransferase yields MKTPALSVVIPVYNEEDGLAALFARLYPALDALGISYEVVFVNDGSRDRSAAMLAEQFRTRPDSTRVVLFNGNYGQHMAILAGFEHARGERVVTLDADLQNPPEEIGRLVEKLDEGYDYVGTIRRVRQDSWFRRTASRAMNSLRERITHIKMTDQGCMLRAYNRTIVDTINRCREVNTFIPALAYTFSKNPTEIEVDHEERFAGESKYSLYKLVRLNFDLVTGFSVVPLQWFSAIGMLLSFASAVLFILLVVRRFVLGAEVQGVFTLFAITFFLMGVLLFGIGLLGEYIGRIYQQVRERPRYLVQGVLEETSHLHEAGAADLKTGSQRGVA; encoded by the coding sequence ATGAAGACACCCGCTCTCTCGGTCGTCATTCCTGTTTACAACGAAGAAGACGGGCTCGCCGCGCTGTTTGCGCGTTTGTATCCCGCACTCGACGCGCTCGGCATCTCGTATGAGGTCGTGTTCGTCAACGACGGCAGCCGCGACCGCTCCGCCGCCATGCTGGCCGAACAGTTCCGCACGCGCCCGGACAGCACGCGCGTCGTCCTGTTCAACGGCAACTACGGCCAGCACATGGCCATCCTGGCCGGCTTCGAACATGCGCGCGGCGAACGCGTCGTCACGCTCGATGCCGACTTGCAGAACCCGCCGGAAGAAATCGGCCGCTTGGTCGAAAAGCTCGACGAAGGCTACGACTACGTCGGCACCATCCGCCGCGTGCGCCAGGACAGTTGGTTCCGCCGCACCGCGTCGCGTGCGATGAATTCGCTTCGCGAGCGCATCACGCACATCAAGATGACCGACCAGGGCTGCATGCTGCGCGCCTACAACCGCACCATCGTCGACACCATCAACCGCTGCCGCGAAGTCAACACCTTCATCCCTGCGCTGGCCTACACCTTCAGCAAGAACCCCACCGAAATCGAAGTCGACCACGAAGAGCGCTTCGCGGGCGAGTCGAAGTACTCGCTGTACAAGCTCGTACGCCTGAATTTTGACCTCGTGACGGGCTTCTCGGTGGTACCGCTGCAATGGTTCTCGGCGATCGGGATGCTGCTGTCGTTCGCCTCGGCGGTCCTGTTCATCCTGCTGGTGGTACGGCGGTTCGTCCTGGGCGCTGAAGTCCAGGGCGTGTTCACGCTGTTCGCCATCACGTTCTTCCTGATGGGCGTACTGCTGTTTGGTATCGGCTTGCTGGGCGAATACATCGGCCGCATCTATCAACAGGTGCGTGAGCGCCCGCGCTATCTGGTGCAGGGCGTGCTGGAGGAAACCTCCCATTTGCATGAAGCAGGCGCTGCCGATCTGAAGACGGGCTCGCAGCGAGGTGTTGCATGA
- a CDS encoding DegT/DnrJ/EryC1/StrS family aminotransferase has translation MTQTTATAELPFLPFVRPTIDEATIAAVADVLRSGWITSGPKVAAFEAALSEYFGGRIVRTFANGTATMEVALRIAGIGPGDEVITTSISWVATSNVVLTVGAKPVFVDIDPVTRNIDLDKVEAAITPRTKAIIPVYLSGLPVDMDRLYDIARRHKLRVVEDAAQAIGSRWGDKRIGEIGDLVSFSFQANKNITTIEGGALVLNTPEEAVLAEKYRLQGVVRTGFDGMEVDLVGGKFNLTDVNAVIGLGQFSQLEAVTARRAALARRYFAGMRAADIESFGVELPVKNFTNTNWHMFQIVLPLDRLKVDRAAFMAGLKALGIGAGVHYPPIHLFKLYRELGWKPGMFPVAERIGRAIVTLPMFAGMEDSDVDRVVSAVRQLCAQYQ, from the coding sequence ATGACGCAAACCACCGCCACTGCCGAACTTCCGTTCCTGCCTTTCGTGCGCCCAACCATTGACGAGGCGACCATCGCCGCCGTGGCCGATGTACTGCGCTCAGGCTGGATCACCTCGGGCCCGAAGGTCGCCGCGTTCGAAGCCGCGCTGTCGGAATACTTTGGCGGCCGCATCGTCCGCACCTTCGCCAACGGTACGGCCACGATGGAAGTTGCGCTGCGCATCGCAGGCATTGGCCCCGGCGATGAGGTCATTACCACGTCGATCTCGTGGGTCGCCACGTCCAACGTCGTGCTGACGGTCGGCGCCAAGCCGGTCTTCGTCGACATCGACCCGGTGACGCGCAACATCGACCTGGACAAGGTCGAGGCCGCCATCACGCCGCGCACCAAGGCCATCATTCCGGTCTATCTGTCGGGGCTGCCCGTCGACATGGATCGCCTGTATGACATCGCCCGCCGCCACAAGCTGCGCGTGGTGGAAGACGCCGCACAGGCCATCGGATCGCGCTGGGGCGACAAGCGCATCGGCGAGATCGGCGATCTCGTCAGCTTCAGCTTCCAGGCCAACAAAAACATCACCACCATCGAAGGCGGCGCACTCGTCCTGAACACGCCTGAAGAAGCCGTGCTGGCCGAAAAATATCGCCTGCAAGGCGTCGTGCGCACCGGCTTTGACGGCATGGAAGTCGATCTGGTGGGCGGCAAGTTCAACCTGACCGACGTGAATGCGGTGATCGGCCTGGGGCAGTTCTCACAGCTGGAAGCCGTGACTGCGCGCCGCGCAGCGCTGGCCCGCCGCTACTTTGCCGGCATGCGCGCCGCCGACATCGAGTCGTTCGGCGTGGAGTTGCCGGTGAAGAACTTCACGAATACGAACTGGCACATGTTCCAGATCGTGCTGCCGCTGGACCGACTGAAGGTCGATCGCGCCGCGTTCATGGCTGGCCTGAAGGCGCTGGGAATCGGCGCCGGCGTGCACTACCCGCCGATCCACCTGTTCAAGCTCTATCGTGAACTCGGCTGGAAGCCGGGCATGTTCCCGGTGGCCGAGCGCATTGGCCGTGCCATCGTTACGCTGCCGATGTTTGCCGGCATGGAAGATTCCGATGTGGATCGCGTGGTCAGCGCGGTCCGCCAACTTTGCGCCCAGTACCAATAA
- a CDS encoding SMR family transporter: protein MNLVTFGLILTGVMLNACAQLLLKAGVNNIGRFAFSADNILPIGIKLATQWPIIGGLSCYVISVVVWILGLSRVDVTIAYPMLSLGYVVNAFLAWYLFGEVLSVQRLIGIAIILVGVLVLARS from the coding sequence ATGAATCTGGTCACTTTCGGGCTGATCCTGACGGGCGTCATGCTCAATGCCTGCGCCCAACTGCTGCTCAAGGCGGGCGTCAACAACATCGGCCGCTTTGCGTTTTCGGCTGACAACATCCTGCCGATCGGCATCAAGCTTGCAACGCAGTGGCCCATCATTGGGGGGCTGTCGTGCTACGTCATCTCGGTGGTAGTGTGGATTCTCGGCTTGTCGCGCGTGGATGTGACCATCGCGTATCCGATGCTCTCGCTAGGCTATGTCGTCAACGCCTTCCTGGCGTGGTATCTGTTTGGCGAAGTGCTGTCGGTGCAGCGCCTGATCGGCATCGCGATCATTCTCGTCGGCGTACTCGTGCTGGCACGCTCGTGA
- a CDS encoding glycosyltransferase family 39 protein, with protein sequence MPIDRSAQAPTLPWRNASLWLLAAALLAIWLGTLGYRHLIPTDEGRYAEIAREMFVSGDWVTIRYNALKYFEKPPLQMWGTALAYTLFGIGDWQARLFTALSGIVGIVFTMLAAARWWGKRTAIISGLVLVSAPLWNVGSHFNSLDMGVAGCMTMALGALLLAQHPGATRAQQRGWMWACWASMALAVLSKGLIGVVLPGFVLVVYTLIARDWALWKRLHLVTGLIIFFTVGAPWFVLISMRNPEFAWFFFVHEHFQRFTSTVHNRNAPLWYFVPLLVAGFLPWLAQLPGAARLAFARGETATNGFRPTLMLGLWAILIFAFFSISDSKLPGYIFPIVPALAMLAALMLERTSERAWRWQLKGLLALALLGLAASGYVATMSSGMYPNAVFSRFAIFLAVAFVAGAGFTWLALRLANRRFESVAAFACAWFLTFTAAMLGHEAFGRSMSGIDLVPAVRAWLKPDVPFYAVERLDHTMPFYLGRPTIMVQEPDELAFGVEQEPTKWVPTTNAFVSHWKAGGQAIAMMGPGTYDRLTAQGVPMIVIGRDARRVIVRRN encoded by the coding sequence ATGCCGATCGACCGCTCCGCTCAAGCGCCCACCCTGCCCTGGCGCAATGCCTCCCTGTGGCTGCTGGCTGCTGCGTTGCTCGCCATCTGGCTCGGTACGCTGGGCTATCGGCACCTGATTCCCACCGACGAAGGCCGCTACGCCGAAATTGCGCGCGAGATGTTCGTTTCCGGCGACTGGGTGACCATCCGCTACAACGCCCTGAAGTATTTCGAGAAGCCGCCACTGCAGATGTGGGGTACCGCACTTGCCTACACGCTGTTCGGCATCGGCGACTGGCAGGCGCGGCTGTTCACCGCGCTTTCCGGCATCGTCGGCATTGTTTTCACGATGCTGGCGGCGGCGCGCTGGTGGGGCAAGCGGACGGCGATCATCAGCGGGCTGGTGCTCGTGAGCGCGCCCCTGTGGAACGTCGGTTCGCACTTCAATTCGCTCGACATGGGCGTGGCCGGCTGCATGACGATGGCGCTGGGTGCGCTGCTGCTCGCGCAGCATCCGGGTGCCACACGCGCGCAACAACGCGGCTGGATGTGGGCGTGCTGGGCATCGATGGCGCTCGCAGTCCTGAGCAAGGGCCTGATCGGCGTGGTGCTGCCCGGCTTTGTGCTGGTGGTCTACACGTTGATCGCGCGCGACTGGGCGCTCTGGAAGCGCCTGCATCTCGTGACTGGACTGATCATCTTCTTTACCGTAGGGGCACCGTGGTTCGTGCTGATCTCGATGCGCAACCCGGAGTTCGCGTGGTTCTTTTTTGTACACGAGCATTTCCAGCGCTTTACGTCGACCGTGCACAATCGAAATGCGCCGCTTTGGTATTTCGTGCCACTTCTGGTGGCCGGCTTCCTGCCGTGGCTCGCCCAGTTGCCCGGCGCCGCTCGCCTGGCCTTCGCCCGTGGTGAAACCGCCACCAATGGCTTTCGCCCCACGCTCATGCTCGGCCTGTGGGCCATCCTGATCTTCGCGTTTTTCAGCATTTCGGACTCGAAGCTGCCGGGATATATCTTCCCGATCGTCCCGGCGCTGGCGATGCTGGCCGCCCTGATGCTGGAACGCACCAGCGAGCGCGCGTGGCGTTGGCAGCTCAAGGGCCTCCTGGCGCTGGCACTGCTCGGCCTTGCGGCCAGCGGTTACGTGGCGACAATGTCGTCCGGCATGTACCCGAACGCCGTGTTTTCCCGATTTGCGATCTTCCTGGCCGTAGCGTTTGTGGCGGGAGCAGGATTCACGTGGCTCGCACTCCGCTTGGCGAACCGACGCTTTGAGAGCGTGGCCGCATTCGCATGCGCATGGTTCCTGACGTTTACGGCGGCGATGCTCGGCCACGAAGCATTCGGGCGCTCCATGTCGGGTATTGATCTCGTGCCTGCCGTCAGAGCGTGGCTCAAGCCCGACGTTCCGTTCTATGCGGTAGAGCGTCTGGACCATACAATGCCGTTTTACTTGGGCAGGCCCACCATCATGGTGCAGGAACCGGATGAACTGGCTTTTGGCGTGGAGCAGGAGCCGACCAAGTGGGTGCCGACCACAAACGCGTTCGTGTCCCACTGGAAGGCCGGCGGCCAGGCCATCGCGATGATGGGACCGGGAACCTATGATCGGCTCACCGCCCAAGGCGTACCGATGATCGTGATCGGCCGGGATGCCCGCCGCGTCATCGTCCGGCGCAACTAG
- a CDS encoding Mth938-like domain-containing protein produces MKLHSSDSSTILNTVTGYGDGYIEINKVRYEHSVLVMPEGAVVPWDLARFEDLTPEHFARLLELGAEVVIFGTGNKLRFPHPRLTVPLTEKRIGVDAMDLQAAGRTYNILMLEGRKVAAALLIERA; encoded by the coding sequence TTGAAGCTCCATTCCTCCGATTCGTCCACCATTCTCAATACCGTTACCGGCTATGGCGACGGCTATATCGAAATCAACAAGGTGCGCTACGAGCACTCCGTGCTGGTAATGCCCGAAGGCGCGGTGGTGCCGTGGGACCTTGCGCGCTTTGAAGACCTGACGCCCGAACACTTCGCCCGCCTGCTCGAACTGGGCGCCGAAGTGGTGATCTTCGGAACGGGCAACAAGCTGCGCTTCCCGCACCCGCGTCTGACGGTGCCGCTTACCGAGAAGCGCATCGGCGTAGACGCCATGGACCTGCAGGCCGCAGGCCGCACGTACAACATCCTGATGCTGGAAGGTCGCAAGGTGGCCGCCGCCCTGCTGATCGAGCGTGCCTGA